gtcctccattgtgcatgtggcagggctcaggttgcattgcagcaggtggtcagtggtttgctcttctccacactcgctaccttctcaatccagaagcaaccagtaTGCAAGCAAGCAAGTCTAAAGCCCTGAGGCGAATTGAAGGCACATGAGAGAGAGctaaggaagggaggggaggtctTGAAGCTTCTCAGATCCAAGGAAGGGAAGTCTTGAAGCTTCCCACCCAATGGAGAAGCTCGGGGGGCGGGCTCTCGCGGGGACTTTAACCAACCGGTGTCGTCGGACACTCTGAGGAAAACTGAAGGCAATCTTAaggtctaggttcttgtgggttttttcggtttttttcgggctatagagctctatatggctctatagcctgaaaaaacccacaagaacctagtgattccagccatgaaagccttcgacaatcttaAGGTCATTTGCGAAAACTCTCGCCCAATGGGGGCGCTCGGGGGGCGGGCCAGGAGGCGCCTCAGCCAACCGCCGTCGCGGGCGCCTTCTGAGGCGCTTTCTTCCATCATGGCGGCAgcggcgggaggaggaggaggagggaagcggTGCGTTCGCTTGGACCCGACCCTGGCGCCTTCGGTGCTCTCGGGGAAGGAGGCGGTGCTCTTCGACTGCGACGGGGTGCTGTGGCGGGGCGACACCGCCATCCCCGGAGCCGCTGCGCCGCTTGGAGGGGGAGAGCAACAACAAGAAGCGGCGCCTGCTCTGCTACGTGACTAACAACTCCTCCCGGACGCGCGAGGCCTACACGGAGAAGCTGCGGCGGCTGGGCTTCCCTCGGGCGGAGGCCCGGCAGGTcttcggctccggcttctgcgccgcCCGCTTCCTCCGCGCGGCCCTGCCTCCCGGGGAAGCCTCCTCCGCGTACGTGCTGGGCGGGCCCGCCTTGGGGGCCGAGCTGGAGGCCGCCGGCGTGCCCCATTTGGGAGCCGGGCCCACGCCGGAGCCGCTGTCCTCGCCCTCCGAGTCCCCCGCGGTGCTCTTCGGGACCCGCGCCGCGCTGGACCCCTCCGTGGGCGCCGTCCTGGTCGGCTACGACAAGCACTTCTCCTACGGGAAGCTCTGCCTGGCCCTGCGCTACCTCCGCCGCGACCCGCAGTGCCTCCTGGTCGGCACCAACCGCGACCACCGGCTCCCCCTCGAAGGAGGCAGCGCCCTGCCCGGTACGTGGAGCGGGTCACGCACGGAGCATGCGCAGACAGAGCGGGAGAGAGgcgggcacacacacacacacatttctaatatttattatttactagccaccccctgccacgcgttgctatggctcagtctgtgtatgtgtgtggttttgcgcatgcgttgtaatgtttgggggggggggggtggctttcttctgctgtgtttttcagtgtttcgttggcctgataggtgtattgtgtccaaatttggtgtcaattcgtccagtggtttttgagttatgttaatcccacaaacgaacattacttttttatttatatagatttatttaaaacacttatattccatccttgtcaccccaaaggggactccggGCAGGACACAACATATACAggaaagagaaatctaccctcagAATGAATAGCCACTTTTGGAAGAGTCATTAtcagggggaaaggggtctctaataataatagtagtagtcgtCTTATTTTGTGCCCGCttctcctcacagcttgaggtgggttacagcattactaaaactTAAACACATAATCGTTTTAAAGCACTCTGTAAAATACAtactaaaatacacaaaacaaaaattaggcACATAGTAGAGTTTAAAATAAAGCTTTCTCCccaatacttgtttccacaattatttatttatttatttacttcatttgtataccgccattctcagccctaaggcgactcatagcggtttacaacaagcaaaaacaaggcgaacgatcaaggcaaaaattcaatgcggcatcaacaagccACATTTATCGAACTCCAATTATcaagggacagaaagggaggggaaatctgaacagggcacagatagcaaaggaAACAACACAGGGGTGTTGACCTTtccatatgctatccaaagcttatgttTGTTACCTTTTGCTTCCTGTTTGTTTGGGGGTACCGTTCTGTGCATACTGCAccttttgtcatggccttgggctaGTTCAATAAACTATTTGATTGATtgctcatatatgtgtgtgtgtgtttattagcCCAAGTTAAAAATGTACCTCTTCTGACTTGCatgcaaattcagcttaagaacaaacctacaacacttatcttgttcataacttggagactgcttgtgtgtgtgtatatatttttatatatacacaaagCCTCTGTGATTCCAGAAGCTCCCTAGACTTAAAGACGTTTCCACTACTTATAAATGCAATGGTTTGCATCCCTCCGTTTCACAGAACTACATAGAACCAAGGGAACTTGTCCAAATTTCCAGCGCACCCTTACCATAATGGCACAAATTAACGGAATGGAAAAAAGCTTCTATGTCTAAAGGATTTGGCAGGGTCTGTAAGGGGGTTCTAAGTTTGTCCTAGGTCCACATTTCTTTCTCAGAGCATGGCTTGGTGGTTGcttactttttcttcttcctgcagGCACTGGCTGCCTTGTCAAAGCAGTGGAGACAGCAGCGGAGCGGGAGGCCTTCATCGTGGGCAAACCCAGCCGCTACATCTTTGAGTGCGTGGTGAAAGAGTTCAACATCGACCCAGCTTGCACTATCATGGTGGGCGATCGCCTGGACACAGACATCCTCATGGGTAACAACTGCAGCCTGACGACTCTGCTGACCCTTACGGGGGTCAGCACACTGGAAGAAGTCCAGGGCCACTTAGAAAGCGACTGCCCTGAGCGCAGAAGCCTAGTCCCTGATTACTATGTTGATAGCATAGCTGACCTTCTTCCTGCCCTCCAGGATTAGAAAAGGGAGGTTTCCCAGCTTTTGAAAGGTCTTTCCCCCTCCACCCTTGAGGCTGGTTGCACAGAGCTGCTCCTTGCACCTTAAGATGCTTCTTGTGCATTATCTGTTTACAAATTCCTTGTAAGAATGCACTTTGAATAAAAAAGGGAAGTGTGTTGTGTCAGTCAGTTTTCAGGTGTTGTGGAAGAATCCAGTATGTCTTAAAGGTTTTTGCAGTGCTCCAGTGTCAGGGAAGAATCTTGCCCCATTGATTTGAAGAGTATTGGGTAGGCTACTGTTAAAACATTCCACTGTGGTTTATTTCTTTTTAGTCTTGGGAAATTCAGGGAAACAAATAGTTTGAGGGCACTTGTCCTTGCCTGATCCTTACAGCTTAACTTTAAGCTTGGTTTTAATGCTTATTCAGGTCGCAGCTCTCGATGACCTGATCCTGAGGTGATGTCAGGAAAAAGGAAACCCTTTGTTTGTCAGGTGGTCTTGTTGTGGCCCTCTCCTCACTCTGCCATTTGCACTTGCTTAATATGCAAAATGTGGATGATTctaatgtgttttgtgtataccCCTGTGAAAATGGGTAAATATATGTAATGACAAAAAGAGCTTCAGATGTCTATTTTAAAAGCGAGATGTCTATTTTAAAAGtgaatataatatattgaaaaTGTAGTTGTATTAGTCAAAAGGGATATAACTGATTATTTCTAATATATCTTCCTCACATTCTTTTGCACATACCAAAGTATCATTAGAACAATCTGCAGGGCTTAACACCCTTTTAGGGAAGAATAGCTGAAGTTTACTTGATGATTTCTAAACCGTAGTTGTGTTTGAATTATTTGCTAAATGGTGAAACAATAGCCCTCATCCTTCCCTCCATGCTTCACTGATGCTGGTATATCGTGGCTGAAAGAGTAGATGactttatataaggggcaccttCAGGGAGAGTCCTCTAGTGTAAACAGGTGCTCAAAAGCCATATTGGAGTCAGTACTCATGAAGCAGCAACAGTATCAAGTCCAGGGTTTCCTGCTAATATATTATTTCTGTGTTGGTGGAAGACACAAGAAAAATTCCTTGCATATCTCTTCTGGTAAAAATTGACATTTACTATTCTGCCTTTTAGGTTTTCAATTAATATGATGAACTGCATTTTTTCAGCTGCATTAAATACCAGTCTTCAGTTTTGCTCTGGTTGCTCTGGGTGTCAATGTCAATACCTTAGCACTGTAGATGTAaggtttcaaagcagaaaatgccaTGCTTAGCAACCAAGAGAAGACACTTAGCAGTACTTTGTTTTGCAGGACTAGTCCAGATCACTTTGACCTTGTGTGCAGGTGGCACCTCCTGTACTGAAGACACTTGAAACATGTTTGAGCTTGCTACTGTTCCATAAAGCAATAATTGTATAGTATTGGCATCCACTCTGTCCTTATAATTTCTCTCCCaacttctttttttttagtttacCAAACTTGTTTGTAACCCTAAATGCTGTTCTCTGCTTTCTGTTGTGGACCTTTTCCTGTGCAATTCTGGGAGTATCAAGGAATGTGTCATTGATTATGAATGTTTTGaccctctcagtggtggctcaGGCCTGCTTGCACACAGCGGAATTGTCATCTCTCTAATGTTCTGTGCCCTTGTTGTGAAACTGTATTATGGAGAATGACCACACAGTCACTGTTGTGGCATTAAGGAACACCAGTCCTATACTTCAGTCATATTAAACAGAAGTGTCACTGGTTTTCTGTGTTTGTCATTTTTTCATTTTATGTCTAGGAATTTTACAAGTTGCATTGCAAAATTGTATGGTGGGATTGCTAGTGTAGGATTACTGAGAACTGTAATTTGGGGAGACAAAAATAGTCAGGACAAACAAATAATCCGGGTTCTTCCACTTGCCAGGTTCCTTTAGTGAAATATTTTATTAGAAAAAACACTTCAGTAAAATACACAGTGTGGTATAACTGCTATATTTAAACAACTTCAGTGGCTTTTGTTGTCAGAGTGTTGTTATGCTGGATGAGTTAGTAGCCCTGCATTGTTTAATGAGTGATGGTGGTGAAAAGACCAAAAACTTCAGGCAAATTACAAAGGAGTAGGGGATATATTATATTTGCAGAGATATCTGTATTTAAACTTGTTGCGTGCATTTGAAAACTTCAGCTCTTCAAACACGCTGCTGCTTTCCTTAAAACAACTAGCCATTCTAAAGAGCTAACTGTTTATTTCCAATTATGAAACTGACACCGCTTTTCTCTTTCTTGTTGAGGAGCATGAAAAGGGAAGTTGAGCCACAGCAGAGCTAAAGCAGAATGAGTTTCTTTCTTGCTGGGTCTCTGCCAGGAGGAAATGAGCCCAGGCTTAACCTTTGAGGCATGAAGCACACAGTATGCTCACTTGAATTCTAAAGTCTGGGAATGTGGCATAAAAGCATTCTTCTCTCTCTTgcctcccctgcccccctctttttcttctccctttctctaaTGGGACTCAAGGAGGCACTGTGATCTTTTGCCAGACAAAATAGCTTAGAATCAAAAGATGGCAGGTGCACTTCAAGCAAGGAAGGGTATTCATGTTGACAAGCTGACATCTTTGCCTTGCCCCATATCTTGGGAAAAAGCATAATTCAGAAATTCCTTTGGGTCATTTCAAATACCATGGCAGCCTTACATCAAGCATATTTTAATGATATGTGAAAGACATCACCACAGCTTTCCGGTTTCTTCTGAAGGCTTTCTGCTCCATAGCTACATTCTTACTAGTCTTCTGACTGACCTGTTCAGTGTGGTTACAAGTTTTTAGTGGGGAAAAAATCCAGACTTTAAATGACTGTCCTATTCAACTGACCAAAGTGACACAGCTCCTTGCattggattttctttttaaaagcaaaccTATCAGTATTGTtcatccactttaattgccagaaAGCAGATAGTACTTGATTTCCCCCTCTGACTTTGCTTTGGCATTCTTATATGAAGTGGATTTGACAGTATCCAGCAGAAATCATATTAATGAGACTGTTGAGCCTGGAGCTTTCACAATATTGATGGGCACTGAGCAAATATAGGTTCTGTGGTATGGGctttttttcattttgtaaagCCATCTCTTATCCTTCTATTAGtcttgagagagaaaggaagaaaggaagttaTTTTCACAAACTTTTGAGTGGAGTTTGGCTCTTCAGAAATGACAGCTAACTTTATTGACATCTTGTAATGTGAAACATTTATATCTAGGTTTGGATAACCCATTCACCTTGACATTACTATTTATTTGGGAGAGCTGTAGTCTCATGTAGTGAAAAAACACTAGAAATTTCAGTCCCTACTTTGGAAGCAAGACCAATAAATGATATTGGAGTGAATATTCCTGTAACGGTTGCTAACATCCCACCTGAACAGAGGGTTGGGGGCAAGCTACTCTTTCTTGTTCTGCATCTATGGGGGTATTTAGGGTGTGTCCCAGCAGGCTAAGGCCCTGTACAAAGCCCCTGATTGTGTTCCTCATGAATGCTCTGTCTGTCTGGAAAGGAAGGGCAAAGAACCCATCGTTGTGCCCAAGACAGCATCTCTCTGCAGCCCCACTTCCCTCCCACTGCTGTGGGAATCTAGAATTTCACTTCCACGTGTCTCTCTCCAAACTGAGGTGCCAAGGTGCGCTTCTTTGACCTGGCCTTTGTGGGAAGATTCTCATGTTTCCAGCTAGATTCGGAGGGCCCTGATGATGCACAACTCCTGCATTGTCAGAAGACAGAGTTGGAGGAGTCAGGGCTGCACCAGGAATGGAGGAGCAGGCCGGGGGCCCCGCCACCCCTTCACTAGTAAGTACCTTGCTCTTCCCCCCtctcccaaaaaaaccccctcctGGCACCTGGAAAGTATTTTTACTTTGGTCCTCCCCATTTCTTTATCTCTCCCACCTTTTTGTTTAAAGGAATCAAATGATACACAGAGTTTGAGTCAATCTTCCTCAAGGGTTGCTTCTTATTCCATATGAGACAGATGCATCTTGCATGTCACATTTCAGGAAACAAAATATGCTGGGCTTTCCTGCAAGAGGCAGCTGAAAATGGGAACTTGATATGAGTGATAACACTGTAGAGTATCTGATCAAATTCATACAAGATTTTGTGTTCCTGAAGGCTAAAGATTGCCAGGATTAAAGAGGaggttttgctt
The sequence above is a segment of the Anolis sagrei isolate rAnoSag1 chromosome Y, rAnoSag1.mat, whole genome shotgun sequence genome. Coding sequences within it:
- the LOC137095475 gene encoding LOW QUALITY PROTEIN: glycerol-3-phosphate phosphatase-like (The sequence of the model RefSeq protein was modified relative to this genomic sequence to represent the inferred CDS: inserted 2 bases in 1 codon), whose protein sequence is MKAFDNLKVICENSRPMGALGGRARRRLSQPPSRAPSEALSSIMAAAAGGGGGGKRCVRLDPTLAPSVLSGKEAVLFDCDGVLWRGDTAIPGAAAPLGGXESNNKKRRLLCYVTNNSSRTREAYTEKLRRLGFPRAEARQVFGSGFCAARFLRAALPPGEASSAYVLGGPALGAELEAAGVPHLGAGPTPEPLSSPSESPAVLFGTRAALDPSVGAVLVGYDKHFSYGKLCLALRYLRRDPQCLLVGTNRDHRLPLEGGSALPGTGCLVKAVETAAEREAFIVGKPSRYIFECVVKEFNIDPACTIMVGDRLDTDILMGNNCSLTTLLTLTGVSTLEEVQGHLESDCPERRSLVPDYYVDSIADLLPALQD